ATTCAAGCGATTCATTCCGTTGATCCGTTTCGGGGCCGCGATCCTCTTTGCGATCGTGCTCACGGTCATGTGGGTGGTGCCGTTGGGAAAGCTGGGTCTACCGTTCCATCAGGCAGAGCTTCACATCCTGTTGCCCGCCCCGGTGACACGACGGAACCTGATCCAACTTGTCATGCTTCGTGCACAGGTGCCGATCGTTCTCACGGCAACGATCATCTCGTTACTCTCGAGTGACGGTACCGGCGGGGGATTCGCACGCAGCTGGATTTCAATCTGGCTGATCTTCTCGATCTTCGAGTGGAGCAGTCGCTTTCGTGCGATGCACTTCCTTCGTCTCCGATCCTTGCGTGGTTCCGCGGTTCGAGTCGGCTACGGGATCACGATGGCCGTCGCGGCGACGTACGGAATCGTGTTGGTGCTCCGGCTGCGGCGGGTCGTCGTGGAAGTGCAACAGACACTCCTGACGGTCATGGACGGCGGGAACGCCAGACTGAAAGACATCCTCGATGTACTCGAATCCGCCCGGCAAGACGCTGTGCTGACGATCCTCCTCAAGCCGTTCCTCTGGGTTGCCGGCCCGCTGATGACGGAAAGCTAGGGCGAGTTGTTCGTTGCAGCGATCGTCCCGCTTCTGATCCTGGTTGTCCTCCACGAGGGAATCGTTCGGTCTCGTGCGCCCTTCGAAGAACCGTCGCTCAGGCAGGCGGAGGTGGCTCAGGCCCGTCGCGACAAGGCACGCGGCAGGCGGACGACGGGACGCGGCGCGCGGGAATCCGCTGTCTACCGGTTACGCCCCGGGGGTCCCGCGGCAGGTGCGCTCACATGGAAGAACCTGATGCAGATCTCCCGATTTCGTTTCGTAAGGCTGATCCCGCTCGCCGTGCTGGTGCTCGTCTTCTGGGCGGTCGTTCCGTCGCTGATCGGGTCCCCGCCCTGGATCTACAATATCGCGGTCGTCTTCGCGCTCTGGGGTTTCTTCTTCATGCCCCTGATCTCCGCGATGGGCGGGCGAAATGACCTTCGTCGCGAACTCGGCCACATCGAGATGCTCAGAACCTGGCCCATCGGCGCACGATCGCTGGTCTGGGCCGAGGTTGCGTCGCCGGCGATCGTCGGCGCGGCGGTCGCCCTGTTTTCCGGCTTGCTCGGGGTGGCCAGCGTCGTAGGTGCACAACTCTCCGAGCGAATGCATGGGATCGAGCACAACATAAAGATCGGCCCGGATTCCCTGGGTGGAACCGAGACCAGCACGCTGGTGTGGATGCTTCTGGGGTTGGTGTCGTTATGGCCGGTCGCGGCTTCCGCGACGTTTCTTATTTGCTCGCTGCAGAATCTGGCGACGTTGCTGTTTCCCGCCTGGGTCGGGGTCGGCGATCTCAAGCCGAAAGGGATGGCGGCCTCTGGTCAGAATCTCCTTACCGCCCTGGCGTTGGGGTTGGCGATGCTGATCGCGACGATCCCCGGCGCGCTTCTAGTTGCTCTAACGATCTTGCTGTTCGTCGCGACGGGAATCCAACTGGCGCTCTGGCAACTCCCGATCGCGGGCTTGCTGCTTCTTGCTCCGTACTGGCTCGAGATGATCTTCGTCAATCGGATCAGCGCACGTTTGTGGTTGGAGTTGGATCCGTCTGAAGAGATCCTGGAGGGCGGCACCTAGTTGCCGCGAAGACCGTCGTCCATCGGGTAGCGGTACAGCACCGCCGCGATTCCGCCGCGCTCTTCGCTGAGCGTGATGTACCGCGTGGCGTCATGGGACCACGCGATCGCTTCGCCCTGAGGCTCTAACCGGTACGGAAGCTCCTGCGGGGTGACGTCGAATAGCTGCTCAATGCTGTTCCCGGACTCCCTGCGCCAGTATAGAACGTGGGTATAGGTCTTGAGCAGGAGCTCCGTTCCGTCCGAACTGAGATCACCCCCGACAATGTTGGTGAAGGGGATCCGACGAAGACGCTCCAGCTCTCGATCCGCAGACCAGTCGCCGTCGATCGAGGTCTGGTAGACATGAACCTCCGGTGAGCGCTTTGTGATGATGACCATGTTTCGATCCACTGGATCGACAAAGAGTGTCTCGGCGTCTCGTGCGCCGTCGGCATAGCGATACGAGAGCTTCTGAACCTCTTGCTCCACCAGGTGGTCGCCCGGCTTTACGAACTCCAGGTCAGGTTCTTCGATTCGGTAAATGACGACATTCTTTCGATGGGCCGCATTGTCGCCTATGTCGGCGACGTAGAGGTAGTCCCGTTTCGGTTTCGGTCCGGGACCCAGGGCGATATCTTCCCAGTCGACGTTTGTCGCGCCGTCAAGTTCGAACGTCGCCACGTTGGCCCCGCGGACGTCGATGACATACAGCAGCGGCCGATCTCCGCTGTCGTTGTGGGTCCAGAAGTAACCGGGATGACGACGACTGGCGACGATCCCCGAGACCTCGTCGAGTCGCGAGTCCTGTACGGTGTGGGTGCTGACGACCGCTCGAGCCAGGGACGCGTCCGCCTGCTCACCGTCGCACCACCCCGATGACGAGAGAGCGAGGACGATCACGACGACGCCGAAGATGATTCGGTGAGTGCGATCCATCTATCGAATGTAACCCAGGCTTCGCAGTCTCTCCAGATCTTGCTCCCTGTTGGGGCTGTCATCGAGGATTTTCCACGTCTCCTGGACCTTATCCGATGAGCGCTCGGTCCCCGGATAGGTCGGGACCATGACCGGGGGGCGACCGGCAAGCGTCCGGGGAAGAACGAGCGCTTCGGCCACACCGCCATCGGCGGGTGCCCATCGCAACATCCTGCGGTCCTGCGGCAGCCCAAGAAGATAGAGTGCCGTCGGTGCGATGTTGTAGAGGGTCAGCGGGCGTTGGATCTTGCCGGCGACGATGTCGGGGCCTGCGGCGACGACGATCCCCTCGAGACGATGGGAGCCCGACACATCTTCGTGTCGCATGCGGACGGGTGAGAAGTCATGGGTCGTGTCTCCGTCGGCGACCTGCCGGGCCACCAGCGCCTGTGGAGAGAATCGAACCGTAAGCGCCGGCGCATCCGGCGTCCAGCCGGATTGGGCGCTGTGATCGATAATCGATTCGAAGATCGGTTCACCAAGGTCGGTGGTCATCGAGCGGAGTCGGTCCGATAGCTCGTCGGCTCGGGTGTCGTCGCGGGTCACCCAGATTCTCTTGTCATGACGATACGGAGCGCTCAGCGCCCAGGCGTCACCCTCTTCAGGGGCATCCGCATCCATCAGGCCGACGTCCTGCAGCAGGATCTCGAGCTGCAGATGAAACGCCTCCTGTAGGCGTAGAGGCCCTGCCCCGTGGTCCGAGACCAGCAGCAGATTCGCCTCATCGGGCATCCGCTCCAACAACTGGCCAATCAACCCATCGACGAAGCGATAGGCCGTCGCAATTCTGTCTGCACGATCGGATTGGGTTGTTGACGAGCCGGGGAAGACGTCGCTTCCGGGGTCCATGTAACGCCATTCAACATGCTGGGCCACGTCGATCACGGATAGATAGACCGCCACCAGGTCGGCGCTGTCTGCTTCCGGAAGACTGCGGAGGGCGAGGACGTTCCTTGCATCCTCTCGCATGCTGCGGGCGATGAACTCGGAGGTGTCAGGAATCGTCGTATCCATCGCCCATTCGTCGAAACGACCGACGAGAGCCGGTGGATGCACCTGGAGCGGTTCGATCCGACCCGGTTCGAATCCTCGGGAAAGATAGATACCTGCGATCGGTTCGGCGGGGTACGAACCGAACCACCCGATCACCGATGACCGACCGCCGGCGGCACCGACGTGCTCCCAGATAGCGGGGGTCATCCGATGGAGTGGGCCTGCGGTTTCGCCACGCCACTGCCCCGGTCGTTTCTCCACGAAGTTCAGGATTCCGTGGACGAAACGAGGCGTGCCGGTCGCGATGGTCGCCCAGAGTGCGGGGGAGATCGTCGGTTCCTCCGAGACGAGCGTGCCTCGCGCACCTCGATCGATCAGGGATGCCAGGTGGGGGAGTTGCCCACTCTCGAGAAGAGGGTCCAGGAGATCCCAGCTGGCACCATCGACGGCGATCAGCCACAACGGTCGTGTCGGCGCCGCTAACTCTTCGACCGTCGAAGCGGGATAGCTGAGCCCATGGAACTGTCCCGGTTGCGGTTCGGTCGGGAACGCAAGCAGCGGATCCTCATCCGGTGTCCGGCACGAAGCCCCTACAAGAAACAGGATCACGGCAATCGCGACTCGCCGGGTTGCCTCGATCCGTCGATCAGTCCGCTTGTGACATGAGCCTTGCCGCCGCGAGCAACTCCGCTGCATCCAACCTCACCTTGTAATTTGCGTCGAAGAACCGAAAGGCGATTTCGCCGTTCGTGTCGACCAGATAGACCGCCGGCACCGGAAGCAGGACGGGGGCACCCTCTGACTGCGCGTAAAACGAAATACCGTAGCCCGTGTACTTCTTCTTGATCTCTTCCGAGACCTCGTAGCCAAGACCGAAGGCCAGGATCGCATCGAACCCATTGTCGGACAACAGGGTATAGCCGTAGTCGTTCTCGTCCTCGAGCAACGCGATCGTCTCCGACGGGTCGGGACTGATCCCGATGATCTGAAAACCGAGTTCCGTCAGCTCGCCGTGAACCTCTTGCAACTTACCTAGTTGCTTCGTGCAGTACGGTCACCAGCCGCCTCGATAGAAGATGATTGCGGCGGGTCGCCCGGCGATCAACGCCCGGAAATCGACGAACTCGCCGGAGCGATCACGGACCTGAACGTCGGGGACCGACGCACCGACATCGAGGGGCGAGACTTCGCTCGGCGACGACGCGGGGGGAGCGGCGACCGCAGCCCCACCAAACGTGGCGATCATTGCAAGGATCAGGACGAACCGCATTCAGGCCTCCCAGATTGAATCTCCGGGAGTATACCGGCCTCTACTGCATCAGCACGATGCGATCGACGATCTGATCGTCCTTGTTGACCATCGACGCGACCTCCAGCATTCAGAAGCCGGCGACGATGATCCCCGAGATGAGTCCTGCGATACGAAAATGGCTGAGATTCAGTTGCATTGCCCCACTCTCTGCGCCGTCGGTCGCCTCGACTGGACGGACCGAACTCTGGAACCCAAGTTTAGACCCCAGTGGGGGAAAAGTACCCGGGGTCGAAGGGTCCCGTGGGGGACGCGATGCAACAGAGGGATTGGACGGAATTCGGCGGCGTCGCCGGGACGGTACTCTATCGATCGCTTTCGCTCTCGAGCCTGATCAGCGGCATGGCGATGGGGTTCGCCCTTGCTATCGTGGTCTTCATCGCGGCGGTGACCCAGGCACCGGCGATCGCGAACCCGGTTGCTCAGATACTCGTGGCTCTGTTCCTCGCTCGTTACGCGGTCAATGGTCTCTACGGCGAGTGGAACGGCACCGTCTTCTCCGGTGCCGGCGGTTCGTGGGGGCACGTGACCCAGGTCGCACTCCGCTACCTCATGCTCACGGCCCTGTGGGCCGTGCCGTTGTTCCTCGGCGGTCTGAAGGGCGAGCAGGTCGCCGCAGCGGCGATGGGGATGGCTGGCCCGAAGATTCTTGCGATGTTCGGGATCTATCTGGTGCTCTCGACGCTAACACCCCCCCTGTTTCTAGTGGTCTCCGTCACTGCCGACGGGTTTAGCGACATCTTCTCACCCAGTCATTGGCACGCCAACCTCGCCGGTCGACGAAATGACCTGTTCTCTCTGTACTCGGTTTATAGCGGAGCCCTCGGGGTGGCTCTCTTGCTGGCCGTACTTCCGGTCGCCGGCGCGTTCATGCTCAACGTCAAGCTCGGGTTCGTGGCGACGGCCATCGCCGGGGCATTTCTGTTTGGCCTGATGGTCAATCTGCTGGGTCGGCTCTCGGGTTTCTTCGCCTGCGGGGAGCTGGGCACCGAGCCGCCGCTCATGGACCGTGAGCCCGACCCCGGGGAGCCACCCGCGCCTCCGATTGATATGCCGGAGACAGCAGCACCCGCGTCGGCCACGCCGTCGGCACCCGTGCCGGTCCCGCTATCCGCCGACCCGTCTCCCATTCCGGGAGCGACAGGAAAGCTCCCACCGTTGCTCGATGCAAAGCAGCGCGTGGATCGGGCGCTTCGACGATTCCAGACGGACCCCCAGGGTGTGATCATCGAGTTGGAGTCCTTGCGAAAAACCTACGCACCCCATCCCCAGGTCCTTCAGGCGATGGCGATCTGTCAATACAAGGGTGGCAATATCGATGCGGGACTGGCCATGGCCGTCGAGGCGTTGCCGCTTTGTTTCGAACGCGGCCACATCCACCTCTCGGCAGAGATCTTTTCAGTCATGAAGGCACATTTCGAGCGGCTGGGGCTGAATCGCGAAGAGCGAGTGTCGATTGCGATCGCCCTCGATCGAACCGGTGATCTAGCGGGTGCGGCGAAGGCCTACTCCACGGTCATCGATGAAGATGCCGGTGAATTGCGGTCCGTCAGAGGCATGCTGGGTGTCGCCGACCGAATCCTCAACGAGCGACAGAAACCCGACGCCGCCGCACGGGTCTATGACTATCTCCTGAAACGGTGTGCGGGCTCGCCACTCGAGGAGTACATGCACGAAGGCCTGAACAAGGCCCAGGGTATGCAGGAGGCGACCGCCGCGACGGTCGGCTAGTCCGCCTTCGTTTCCTTGCGATCCCCAAACAACATTCGTTGTTCCAGGTGGGCACGCTGGGCACGATAGAAGTCGCGCAAGAACCACTCCGGGTTCGGGATCGGATAGTCCCATCCGATCTTGTTCGAGATCTTCTCGGCGATACGACTCAGAACCGCATCGTGCTCGCTGCCCTCCAGGCGAAGCACCTTCTCCAATGTCTGAAGCTCCAGGACGCCGTAGTATTCGAGTTGGCGCTGGGAGAACCGGTACTGAGGTACGGTCGGGGCGTCTACACGTTGGTTCGTTGTCAGATCGTCGTCCAGTCTTCGCCGACCGTGTTTGATCACCAGGGTCCCGCCGATGAGATCGCCTACTCGCAGGCGATGGCGGTTGAAGAGCGGAAGCAACATGAACGATCCGAACCAGAGACCGCCAAGGAGTCTTCCCCACAGAGGACCCGATGGGACGATGACGGAAGGATTCATCAGAACCACCAGCGGTAGTAGCCATTCGAGGTCTCGCGTCAGATTTCGCGCGAGGACCGCCTGCGCCGTGAGCGGCCCCCCATCGCGAGCGATGACCCGAAGACGCAGCATCATCTTCCCTGCCGTCCGGCCGGAGAATGCCAACTCCATGACGGCGAAATAGAAGTTCCGAATCATGAACGCCGTTACGAGACCGGCGGCAAACACCGTCTCGTCTCCCGTCAATACTGCGCCGAGGGCGATGAGGAGCCAGACCGCGTGGGCGAAGATCAGGTCGATGACAAACGCGACAAACCGCTCGCTTACGGTCGGCAGTTCAAAATCGATCGACGCGCCATCAGGCGTTTCGATGGCGATGACGCGATCAGCCGCGAGTTGCACTTTTGTGGCCTCTCCCCGCAAAACAGAAAAAGCAGACCCACATCACGAGAGTTATTCCGGCAAGCGTCCAACGAATCACGATGTCCTGAACCAACTGCCGAAAGAACGACTCGATGACCGCCGCGATGAGAAACATGATCAACGCGCCGACTGTCACGTAGGCGAGCTCTCGCCCACGTGCGGCCAGGGTCTCGAGTCGGCCCTCCTTCTCGGGGAACACGACCGCCTGGCCCAGGACCATGCCCGCCATCCCGCACAGACAGACCGCGCCGAGTTCCGTGACACCGTGGGGCAGAACCCAGGCCCAGAAATCCGGGCCAAGTCCGTGGGATGAGTAGATGGCACCGATCGCACCCAGCAGGAGCCCGTTGTAGAACAGGAGATAGAAGACCGGAGCCGCCGCCGCGAACCCGAGGCCAATACAGAGTAGGCCAATCTTGAAATTACGGGTGAAGAGTATTGAGGCGAACACCTGCAGGCTGCCGGCCTCCGCATCCGTCTCAGCTTCCTCGTCCGATTCGCGAAACTGGGGCGGGTAGAGAATGTCACGAAGGGATTCCGTGCTGGCACCAGGATCGTGGGCCGAGGCGAACTCTTCGGGAACGATAGAGTAGTAGGCCTCCGGATCCGACGAGACCAGGACGTAACCACAGAAGATCGCGGCCACCAGGACGGCGGTGGAGAGGGCGAGCTGTCGCCAGCGTCGACGGACTGTGCGAGGAAATCCGTACCAGATAAAATTGACCGCCGCGGTCAAAAGCGGCGTTTTAACCGTGTACATCACCACGTAGGAACGACGGGCCAGGTCTTCCAGGTAATCGAGTGTGTTGCGATCGAGACTGATCGCGCGGGCCACCGACAGCGAACTCACGGCACTTCGATAGAGGGTCGGGAGTCGCTCCAGCTCATCACGGGTCAGGTTGCGAAGCCCGCGACGCTCCGCCCGTCCCACGAGTGACTCCAGCTCGTACCAGCTGTCCTCGCGCTCGGCGCGAAACTGCGTGGATTGAAGCTGCAGCGTTTCCATCGTCGCTAGATCCTATCCCGACGACGAACATCGAGGTATTCGTTGATGAGTCGACTACCAACCAGTTCCGGCCGCGTGTCGATGGTCAGGAGACCCATGCGCCGTAACCGACCGAAGACGACCGCACGGTCCTCCTCGACGCGCTGGGCCACCATCGAGCGATGAAGCGTGACA
This sequence is a window from Acidobacteriota bacterium. Protein-coding genes within it:
- a CDS encoding alkaline phosphatase family protein, whose translation is MILFLVGASCRTPDEDPLLAFPTEPQPGQFHGLSYPASTVEELAAPTRPLWLIAVDGASWDLLDPLLESGQLPHLASLIDRGARGTLVSEEPTISPALWATIATGTPRFVHGILNFVEKRPGQWRGETAGPLHRMTPAIWEHVGAAGGRSSVIGWFGSYPAEPIAGIYLSRGFEPGRIEPLQVHPPALVGRFDEWAMDTTIPDTSEFIARSMREDARNVLALRSLPEADSADLVAVYLSVIDVAQHVEWRYMDPGSDVFPGSSTTQSDRADRIATAYRFVDGLIGQLLERMPDEANLLLVSDHGAGPLRLQEAFHLQLEILLQDVGLMDADAPEEGDAWALSAPYRHDKRIWVTRDDTRADELSDRLRSMTTDLGEPIFESIIDHSAQSGWTPDAPALTVRFSPQALVARQVADGDTTHDFSPVRMRHEDVSGSHRLEGIVVAAGPDIVAGKIQRPLTLYNIAPTALYLLGLPQDRRMLRWAPADGGVAEALVLPRTLAGRPPVMVPTYPGTERSSDKVQETWKILDDSPNREQDLERLRSLGYIR
- a CDS encoding RDD family protein, coding for MQLAADRVIAIETPDGASIDFELPTVSERFVAFVIDLIFAHAVWLLIALGAVLTGDETVFAAGLVTAFMIRNFYFAVMELAFSGRTAGKMMLRLRVIARDGGPLTAQAVLARNLTRDLEWLLPLVVLMNPSVIVPSGPLWGRLLGGLWFGSFMLLPLFNRHRLRVGDLIGGTLVIKHGRRRLDDDLTTNQRVDAPTVPQYRFSQRQLEYYGVLELQTLEKVLRLEGSEHDAVLSRIAEKISNKIGWDYPIPNPEWFLRDFYRAQRAHLEQRMLFGDRKETKAD
- a CDS encoding stage II sporulation protein M, yielding METLQLQSTQFRAEREDSWYELESLVGRAERRGLRNLTRDELERLPTLYRSAVSSLSVARAISLDRNTLDYLEDLARRSYVVMYTVKTPLLTAAVNFIWYGFPRTVRRRWRQLALSTAVLVAAIFCGYVLVSSDPEAYYSIVPEEFASAHDPGASTESLRDILYPPQFRESDEEAETDAEAGSLQVFASILFTRNFKIGLLCIGLGFAAAAPVFYLLFYNGLLLGAIGAIYSSHGLGPDFWAWVLPHGVTELGAVCLCGMAGMVLGQAVVFPEKEGRLETLAARGRELAYVTVGALIMFLIAAVIESFFRQLVQDIVIRWTLAGITLVMWVCFFCFAGRGHKSATRG